The following coding sequences lie in one Bos taurus isolate L1 Dominette 01449 registration number 42190680 breed Hereford chromosome 28, ARS-UCD2.0, whole genome shotgun sequence genomic window:
- the CDK1 gene encoding cyclin-dependent kinase 1 isoform X2, which translates to MEDYTKIEKIGEGTYGVVYKGRHKTTGQVVAMKKIRLESEEEGVPSTAIREISLLKELRHPNIVSLQDVLMQDSRLYLIFEFLSMDLKKYLDSIPPGQFMDSSLVKSYLYQILQGIVFCHSRRVLHRDLKPQNLLIDDKGTIKLADFGLARAFGIPIRVYTHEVVTLWYRSPEVLLGSARYSTPVDIWSIGTIFAELATKKPLFHGDSEIDQLFRIFRALGTPNNEVWPEVESLQDYKSTFPKWKPGSLASHVKNLDENGLDLLSTAAHQAPPSPGLSRQEHWSGLPFPSSMHESEK; encoded by the exons ATGGAAGACTATACCAAAATAGAGAAAATTGGAGAAG GTACCTATGGAGTTGTGTATAAGGGTAGACACAAAACTACAGGCCAAGTGGTAGCCATGAAGAAAATCAGactagaaagtgaagaggaaggggTTCCTAGTACTGCAATTCGGGAAATATCTCTATTAAAAGAGCTTCGTCATCCAAATATAGTCAG tcttcaAGATGTGCTTATGCAGGATTCCAGGTTGTATCTCATCTTTGAATTCCTTTCCATGGatctcaagaaatacttggatTCTATCCCTCCTGGTCAGTTCATGGATTCTTCACTTGTTAAG AGTTATTTGTACCAAATCCTACAAGGGATTGTGTTTTGTCACTCTAGAAGAGTTCTCCACAGGGACTTAAAACCTCAAAATCTATTGATTGATGATAAAGGAACAATTAAGTTGGCAGATTTTGGCCTTGCCAGAGCTTTTGGAATTCCTATTAGAGTATATACACATGAG GTAGTGACACTCTGGTATAGATCTCCAGAAGTATTGCTGGGGTCAGCTCGCTACTCAACTCCAGTGGACATTTGGAGTATAGGTACCATATTTGCTGAATTAGCAACGAAGAAACCACTTTTTCATGGGGATTCAGAAATTGATCAACTCTTCAGAATTTTCAG AGCTTTGGGCACTCCCAATAATGAAGTGTGGCCAGAAGTGGAATCTTTACAGGACTATAAGAGTACATTTCCCAAGTGGAAACCAGGAAGCTTAGCATCCCATGTCAAAAACTTGGATGAAAATGGCTTGGATCTGCTCTCG acagcggcccaccaggctcccccgtccccgggactctccaggcaagaacactggagtgggttgccatttccttcttcaatgcatgaaagtgaaaagtga
- the CDK1 gene encoding cyclin-dependent kinase 1 (The RefSeq protein has 1 substitution compared to this genomic sequence): MEDYTKIEKIGEGTYGVVYKGRHKTTGQVVAMKKIRLESEEEGVPSTAIREISLLKELRHPNIVSLQDVLMQDSRLYLIFEFLSMDLKKYLDSIPPGQFMDSSLVKSYLYQILQGIVFCHSRRVLHRDLKPQNLLIDDKGTIKLADFGLARAFGIPIRVYTHEVVTLWYRSPEVLLGSAGYSTPVDIWSIGTIFAELATKKPLFHGDSEIDQLFRIFRALGTPNNEVWPEVESLQDYKSTFPKWKPGSLASHVKNLDENGLDLLSKMLIYDPAKRISGKMALNHPYFNDLDSQIKKM; the protein is encoded by the exons ATGGAAGACTATACCAAAATAGAGAAAATTGGAGAAG GTACCTATGGAGTTGTGTATAAGGGTAGACACAAAACTACAGGCCAAGTGGTAGCCATGAAGAAAATCAGactagaaagtgaagaggaaggggTTCCTAGTACTGCAATTCGGGAAATATCTCTATTAAAAGAGCTTCGTCATCCAAATATAGTCAG tcttcaAGATGTGCTTATGCAGGATTCCAGGTTGTATCTCATCTTTGAATTCCTTTCCATGGatctcaagaaatacttggatTCTATCCCTCCTGGTCAGTTCATGGATTCTTCACTTGTTAAG AGTTATTTGTACCAAATCCTACAAGGGATTGTGTTTTGTCACTCTAGAAGAGTTCTCCACAGGGACTTAAAACCTCAAAATCTATTGATTGATGATAAAGGAACAATTAAGTTGGCAGATTTTGGCCTTGCCAGAGCTTTTGGAATTCCTATTAGAGTATATACACATGAG GTAGTGACACTCTGGTATAGATCTCCAGAAGTATTGCTGGGGTCAGCTCGCTACTCAACTCCAGTGGACATTTGGAGTATAGGTACCATATTTGCTGAATTAGCAACGAAGAAACCACTTTTTCATGGGGATTCAGAAATTGATCAACTCTTCAGAATTTTCAG AGCTTTGGGCACTCCCAATAATGAAGTGTGGCCAGAAGTGGAATCTTTACAGGACTATAAGAGTACATTTCCCAAGTGGAAACCAGGAAGCTTAGCATCCCATGTCAAAAACTTGGATGAAAATGGCTTGGATCTGCTCTCG AAAATGTTAATCTATGATCCTGCCAAACGAATTTCTGGCAAAATGGCACTGAATCATCCGTACTTTAATGATTTGGACAGTCAAATTAAGAAGATGTAG
- the CDK1 gene encoding cyclin-dependent kinase 1 isoform X1 — protein MEDYTKIEKIGEGTYGVVYKGRHKTTGQVVAMKKIRLESEEEGVPSTAIREISLLKELRHPNIVSLQDVLMQDSRLYLIFEFLSMDLKKYLDSIPPGQFMDSSLVKSYLYQILQGIVFCHSRRVLHRDLKPQNLLIDDKGTIKLADFGLARAFGIPIRVYTHEVVTLWYRSPEVLLGSARYSTPVDIWSIGTIFAELATKKPLFHGDSEIDQLFRIFRALGTPNNEVWPEVESLQDYKSTFPKWKPGSLASHVKNLDENGLDLLSKMLIYDPAKRISGKMALNHPYFNDLDSQIKKM, from the exons ATGGAAGACTATACCAAAATAGAGAAAATTGGAGAAG GTACCTATGGAGTTGTGTATAAGGGTAGACACAAAACTACAGGCCAAGTGGTAGCCATGAAGAAAATCAGactagaaagtgaagaggaaggggTTCCTAGTACTGCAATTCGGGAAATATCTCTATTAAAAGAGCTTCGTCATCCAAATATAGTCAG tcttcaAGATGTGCTTATGCAGGATTCCAGGTTGTATCTCATCTTTGAATTCCTTTCCATGGatctcaagaaatacttggatTCTATCCCTCCTGGTCAGTTCATGGATTCTTCACTTGTTAAG AGTTATTTGTACCAAATCCTACAAGGGATTGTGTTTTGTCACTCTAGAAGAGTTCTCCACAGGGACTTAAAACCTCAAAATCTATTGATTGATGATAAAGGAACAATTAAGTTGGCAGATTTTGGCCTTGCCAGAGCTTTTGGAATTCCTATTAGAGTATATACACATGAG GTAGTGACACTCTGGTATAGATCTCCAGAAGTATTGCTGGGGTCAGCTCGCTACTCAACTCCAGTGGACATTTGGAGTATAGGTACCATATTTGCTGAATTAGCAACGAAGAAACCACTTTTTCATGGGGATTCAGAAATTGATCAACTCTTCAGAATTTTCAG AGCTTTGGGCACTCCCAATAATGAAGTGTGGCCAGAAGTGGAATCTTTACAGGACTATAAGAGTACATTTCCCAAGTGGAAACCAGGAAGCTTAGCATCCCATGTCAAAAACTTGGATGAAAATGGCTTGGATCTGCTCTCG AAAATGTTAATCTATGATCCTGCCAAACGAATTTCTGGCAAAATGGCACTGAATCATCCGTACTTTAATGATTTGGACAGTCAAATTAAGAAGATGTAG
- the CDK1 gene encoding cyclin-dependent kinase 1 isoform X3, with the protein MEDYTKIEKIGEGTYGVVYKGRHKTTGQVVAMKKIRLESEEEGVPSTAIREISLLKELRHPNIVSLQDVLMQDSRLYLIFEFLSMDLKKYLDSIPPGQFMDSSLVKSYLYQILQGIVFCHSRRVLHRDLKPQNLLIDDKGTIKLADFGLARAFGIPIRVYTHEVVTLWYRSPEVLLGSARYSTPVDIWSIGTIFAELATKKPLFHGDSEIDQLFRIFRALGTPNNEVWPEVESLQDYKSTFPKWKPGSLASHVKNLDENGLDLLSALNP; encoded by the exons ATGGAAGACTATACCAAAATAGAGAAAATTGGAGAAG GTACCTATGGAGTTGTGTATAAGGGTAGACACAAAACTACAGGCCAAGTGGTAGCCATGAAGAAAATCAGactagaaagtgaagaggaaggggTTCCTAGTACTGCAATTCGGGAAATATCTCTATTAAAAGAGCTTCGTCATCCAAATATAGTCAG tcttcaAGATGTGCTTATGCAGGATTCCAGGTTGTATCTCATCTTTGAATTCCTTTCCATGGatctcaagaaatacttggatTCTATCCCTCCTGGTCAGTTCATGGATTCTTCACTTGTTAAG AGTTATTTGTACCAAATCCTACAAGGGATTGTGTTTTGTCACTCTAGAAGAGTTCTCCACAGGGACTTAAAACCTCAAAATCTATTGATTGATGATAAAGGAACAATTAAGTTGGCAGATTTTGGCCTTGCCAGAGCTTTTGGAATTCCTATTAGAGTATATACACATGAG GTAGTGACACTCTGGTATAGATCTCCAGAAGTATTGCTGGGGTCAGCTCGCTACTCAACTCCAGTGGACATTTGGAGTATAGGTACCATATTTGCTGAATTAGCAACGAAGAAACCACTTTTTCATGGGGATTCAGAAATTGATCAACTCTTCAGAATTTTCAG AGCTTTGGGCACTCCCAATAATGAAGTGTGGCCAGAAGTGGAATCTTTACAGGACTATAAGAGTACATTTCCCAAGTGGAAACCAGGAAGCTTAGCATCCCATGTCAAAAACTTGGATGAAAATGGCTTGGATCTGCTCTCG
- the CDK1 gene encoding cyclin-dependent kinase 1 isoform X4 — MEDYTKIEKIGEGTYGVVYKGRHKTTGQVVAMKKIRLESEEEGVPSTAIREISLLKELRHPNIVSLQDVLMQDSRLYLIFEFLSMDLKKYLDSIPPGQFMDSSLVKSYLYQILQGIVFCHSRRVLHRDLKPQNLLIDDKGTIKLADFGLARAFGIPIRVYTHEVVTLWYRSPEVLLGSARYSTPVDIWSIGTIFAELATKKPLFHGDSEIDQLFRIFRALGTPNNEVWPEVESLQDYKSTFPKWKPGSLASHVKNLDENGLDLLSDL; from the exons ATGGAAGACTATACCAAAATAGAGAAAATTGGAGAAG GTACCTATGGAGTTGTGTATAAGGGTAGACACAAAACTACAGGCCAAGTGGTAGCCATGAAGAAAATCAGactagaaagtgaagaggaaggggTTCCTAGTACTGCAATTCGGGAAATATCTCTATTAAAAGAGCTTCGTCATCCAAATATAGTCAG tcttcaAGATGTGCTTATGCAGGATTCCAGGTTGTATCTCATCTTTGAATTCCTTTCCATGGatctcaagaaatacttggatTCTATCCCTCCTGGTCAGTTCATGGATTCTTCACTTGTTAAG AGTTATTTGTACCAAATCCTACAAGGGATTGTGTTTTGTCACTCTAGAAGAGTTCTCCACAGGGACTTAAAACCTCAAAATCTATTGATTGATGATAAAGGAACAATTAAGTTGGCAGATTTTGGCCTTGCCAGAGCTTTTGGAATTCCTATTAGAGTATATACACATGAG GTAGTGACACTCTGGTATAGATCTCCAGAAGTATTGCTGGGGTCAGCTCGCTACTCAACTCCAGTGGACATTTGGAGTATAGGTACCATATTTGCTGAATTAGCAACGAAGAAACCACTTTTTCATGGGGATTCAGAAATTGATCAACTCTTCAGAATTTTCAG AGCTTTGGGCACTCCCAATAATGAAGTGTGGCCAGAAGTGGAATCTTTACAGGACTATAAGAGTACATTTCCCAAGTGGAAACCAGGAAGCTTAGCATCCCATGTCAAAAACTTGGATGAAAATGGCTTGGATCTGCTCTCG
- the CDK1 gene encoding cyclin-dependent kinase 1 isoform X5: MEDYTKIEKIGEGTYGVVYKGRHKTTGQVVAMKKIRLESEEEGVPSTAIREISLLKELRHPNIVSLQDVLMQDSRLYLIFEFLSMDLKKYLDSIPPGQFMDSSLVKVVTLWYRSPEVLLGSARYSTPVDIWSIGTIFAELATKKPLFHGDSEIDQLFRIFRALGTPNNEVWPEVESLQDYKSTFPKWKPGSLASHVKNLDENGLDLLSKMLIYDPAKRISGKMALNHPYFNDLDSQIKKM; this comes from the exons ATGGAAGACTATACCAAAATAGAGAAAATTGGAGAAG GTACCTATGGAGTTGTGTATAAGGGTAGACACAAAACTACAGGCCAAGTGGTAGCCATGAAGAAAATCAGactagaaagtgaagaggaaggggTTCCTAGTACTGCAATTCGGGAAATATCTCTATTAAAAGAGCTTCGTCATCCAAATATAGTCAG tcttcaAGATGTGCTTATGCAGGATTCCAGGTTGTATCTCATCTTTGAATTCCTTTCCATGGatctcaagaaatacttggatTCTATCCCTCCTGGTCAGTTCATGGATTCTTCACTTGTTAAG GTAGTGACACTCTGGTATAGATCTCCAGAAGTATTGCTGGGGTCAGCTCGCTACTCAACTCCAGTGGACATTTGGAGTATAGGTACCATATTTGCTGAATTAGCAACGAAGAAACCACTTTTTCATGGGGATTCAGAAATTGATCAACTCTTCAGAATTTTCAG AGCTTTGGGCACTCCCAATAATGAAGTGTGGCCAGAAGTGGAATCTTTACAGGACTATAAGAGTACATTTCCCAAGTGGAAACCAGGAAGCTTAGCATCCCATGTCAAAAACTTGGATGAAAATGGCTTGGATCTGCTCTCG AAAATGTTAATCTATGATCCTGCCAAACGAATTTCTGGCAAAATGGCACTGAATCATCCGTACTTTAATGATTTGGACAGTCAAATTAAGAAGATGTAG